The Carcharodon carcharias isolate sCarCar2 chromosome 34, sCarCar2.pri, whole genome shotgun sequence genome includes the window gagagagactgtgtgtgtgtgtgtctgtgagtgagactgtgtatgtgagagagagaaactctgtgtgtgtgtctgtgtgtgagactgtgtgtgtgagagagactgtgtgtgtgtgtgtgtctgtgcgtgagactgtgtatgtgagagagagactctgtgtgtgtgtctgtgtgtgtgtgtgtgtctgtgcgtgagagactgtgtgtgagagactgtgtgtgtgagagactctgtgtgtgtgtgtctgtgtgtgtgggtgagtgtgtgtgtgtatgtctgtgcgtgagagactctgcgtgtgtgtgtgtctgtgcgtgagagactctgtgtgtgagagactgtgtgtgtgagagagagactctgtgtgtgtgtgagagactgtgtttgtgcgagactatgtgtgtgtgtgtgtgagactgtgtgtgagagagagactgtgtgtgtgtgagactgtgtgtgtgagagagagactctgtgtgtgtttgtgtgtgtaagagactatgtgtgtatgagactgtgtgtgtgaaagagagactctgtgtgtgtctgtgcgagagagactgtgtgtgtgagagagagagactctgtgtatgtgtgtgagagactgtgtgtgtgagagactatgtgtgcgcgtgagactgtgtgtgtgagagactatgtgtgtgcgtgagactgtgtgtgtgagagactgtgtgtgtgagagactatttgtgtgtgtgagagactatgtgtgtgtgtgagactgtgtgtgtgagagactgtgtgtgtgtgtgagactgtgtgtgtgagagactgtgtgtgtgtgagactgtgtgtgtgagagactgtgtgtgtgtgtgaaactgtgtgtgGAAGGGTCGAGGAttggaatggggtacagtgtctgtgaactgggtgtgggtcagtgagctTGTGACTGGGGTGACTGTTGCTTTCCTGTGATTTAAAAACTCATTCATAATGACGCAGAAAAATTATAActcccagttctgaagaagagttacaATGGACTCGTaaaattatctctctctctctccaccacaggtgCTCTGgagctgctgagaatttccagcatgcacacttttgttttttattttatatagagAATATCATGTTTTACTGTTGTGTTCAATGTATCAAAATAACTCGGTGATAAATTAATTACAGAAGTTTCTACTGCAGTGAGATTGATAAGCAggggtacagatttaaggtaattggtagaagATCGTTTTTTATGGACGAAGGGAGTTTTCATGATCTGAAGTCTCTGATAGAACGCAGGAAGCAGATTCGAGTCAGTCTTTCAGAAGGGAatcagataaatacttgaaggggaagacTGTGGGGAAAGGACTGCAGGGAGTGGGATTCATTcgaatagttctttcaaagacctAACACAAGTACCATGGGCCGAATGGGAACCTCCTGTCCTGTCAGATTCTAACTGCGAGTCTCTGGTTGGTACCAGCAGAGGGAACCAGAGGCTGGGTTCAGTTACAGCCAACAGGATATCCAACAGATGTAAACTATCCCAGCTTGTGGACCGGACAGTGTACCCACAGAGGTGTACCACGCTGACAGCTATCAGCTCACCCCACaacctccatcaggtcaccctcCACTCCTGGGGCAAAGAGGACACCCCCCGGGACCTCAAGAACACGACCATCATTACTCTCCACGAGAAGGGGGACAAATCTGATGGTGAaaacgaggtgggggggggattcccctcCTGTCCATCGCCAGCCGGCATCTTCCTGAACCACCTTCGTCCGGTCGCTGGGGAGATCCTCTCGGAATCCCAGTGTGGCTTCCGACCATCCCGGGGTAGGGCGGACATGGTCTTTGTGGCCAAACAGATCCGGGAAAAACGTCGGGAGCAAAATCAAGAATCGTTCCTCGCCTCCATCGGCCTGATCAAGGCGTTTGATCCTTTAAACCGTGAAACTCCTCCAACActttggttcctgttgaagtttgTCACCAATCCTGAGACTCCCGCGTGACAACATGGCCGCCAGCGTCCTGAGCCGAGGATCTGAAACTGACCTTTGACATCCAGGCCGGGGTCAAGCAAGGTTGTGTGATCGGCCCACACCTCGTTCACCATTCACCTGAATGTCATCGTCCACCTCATCCGGGATGACTCTGACACCCGGTGTCCACATTCGGTATTGTCCGGACGGGAAGCTCTTCgaccttggcctcctccagggCAAAACCAAATCTCACCACCGTGGACAGCCACCACCTTCAGTTTGCGGGTAACCGCTGCGCGACGGCTCACTCTGTACAGGACATGCAAAGGATGCTTGACATTTTCAACACCTCGTGTAAGAGGCTTGGCCTGTCCTTAAACATCGGCAAGATGAAGGCCCTTCACCAACCTTCCCCAGGCCAGTTGAGCATCCCCTGCACCATCCATGTGGATGGGGTTGGCTCCGGAGTATGTGCAGCACTTCCCTTATCCCAGCAGCCACCTCTCCCAAGGGACTACCATCGACGAGGAAATCCAACACGGAGTCGGCCGTGCCAGCTCTGCCTTCTTCAATCTGCACCAACGTGTCTTTGACAACAGGGGCTTTTGCAAGTCAACAACCTCCTGTTGACCACCCTCCCCTACTGCAGCAAAACATGGACTGTCTACCAACACCACATTAAGGTCCTTGAGAGCTTCCATCAGCGGTGCTTGTGTCGAATCCTGGGGATCCAATGGTAGGATGGCCAGGCTAATGGGAGCATCCTCCATGAAGCTGTGTCCATCAGCAGCGAAGCCCTGCTCCTGCGGAACCAACTCCGATGGACGGGTCATTGAGTCCAGATGCCTGAAAACGGCCTCCCTCGGCGGGTTCTCTCCTCACAGGCCTCCAATGGCCAATGCTCAATGGGCAGCCAAAGGAAAAGGTATAAGGATACGGTCAAGGTCGCCCTAAAGCACGGAGGCATTAACATCACCGACTGGGGGAGAATGCTGCCAGTCATTCAGCATGgcatcccccccccatcccccacaccggTCCATCAAAGCGCAAGACACTTCGAGGCTCAGCCACTCGCCAGCGAGGCAGAGTGGGGGAggcagaggaaggagaaggaagctGACCCGGGGCTGCGATTTCCACTCCAGtgatgtgcccccccccccacccccgctccggAAGAACAAGTGGATCAAGATTAGGCTCCTCAGTCATCTGATGTCTCACCAAGCCTGGCAGATGTCCTCCTCGATTCTGAGGGACCACCGCAGCTGAGGGTGGGATTGGTCAATCATCCCCAACTACCAGCATCCCCTTTATAAAGAGGGGACCCCCCCTCCCCTGATTTTTCCTCCTGATTCAGTGTAGAGTCAATCCCAAGGGGATATTGATAGGTTACATGATTGGACAGAAGTGTAGGCaaattgggagggggggggggtcttcCAATTTGGACCTACTTTCTAAGAGGTAAAGAGCCAGAAACAGCAgaggttcaaagagacttggcATCCTTATACATCAGTCAATGAAAATAAACAGGCagatgcagcaaacaattaggaaggcaaatggtatgttggccttcattgcaagaaggtttgagttcagaagtagagatgtcttactgcagttatacaaggccttggtgagaccacacctggagtattgcgtaaagttttggtctccctacctaagaaaggatatacttgccatagagggtgtgcagcgaaggttcactaggctgataccagggatggcaggactgttgtatgaggagagattggttcgactgggcttgtattcactagagtttagaagaattagaggggatctgattgaaatgtataaaattctaacagggctagagagactggatgcagggaggatgtttcccctggttggggagtctagaaccaggggccacagtctcaggatacagggcaggccatttaggactgagataaggaaagatttcttcactcagatgttggtcaacctgtggaattctctaccacagaggctgtggaggccagagctctgagtatattcaagaaagaaattgataatttttggatattaggggcatccaggggtatggagagaaagtgggaatgtggcgttgagataggggatcagccatgatcatattgaatggtggagcaggctcgaagggctgaatggcctactcctgctcctagtttctattttTATTGGGGGTTCTGggacacagatcattaaaatgtcaagaATTGTTACTGAAAATAATCAaaatggctaatggaatgctggcctttcatATCGAGAACACATGAGGAGACATTATCCTTCAGTTATACAATGCCCTGATTAGAACAATCCTGGAGTCACTGGGAACAGCTCCAGACACCAAAAGGATGTATTGATCTTGAAGGGAATGTAACACAGATTTTCCGAGATCAAACCTGCACTCCAAGAATTAAATTACATGGAGAGGTTACACAAACTAGGATAAAAAAAACaaggaatgctggaaaaactcagcaggtaggaCAGCAgctatggagggagaaacagagttaacgttttgagtctgtatgggtTTGGGGAGTATAGGACTTGGGGCCATGGTCTAAAAGTTAGAGCCAGACTttgaggagtgaaattaggaaacaattccacacacaaaggGCGGGAGAgatttggataaaagcaaaatactgcggatgctggaaatctggaacaaaatcaaaaatagctggaaaaactcagcaggtctgacagcatctgcggagagggacacagttggcattttgagtccgtatgacctttcatcagaactaaggaaatagagaaatgaggtggaatataaactggtagagtggggggtggaacaggtagagctagatagagggccagtgataggtggaggcaaagaagagattgccaaagatgtcatagacaaaaggacaaaggggtattgacagtggtgatactatctaaggaatgtgctaatggagaTATTAAggatagcaagcaggacaagatgtgacagatagccctagtgtaggtggggtggggtggggggggaagggatcgaaatggtctaaaaggtggagataaacaatagatcaaaataaatttaaaaataggtgggaaaagaaaaatatatttgcaaaaaaaattacaaaatattgcaaaaaagggggatcggaaaggggttggggatggaggagagagtccatgatctgaaattgttgagctcaatattcagtgtggaaggatgtaaagtgcctagttggaagatgaggtgctgttcctccagcttgtgttgagcttcactggaacaatgcagcaggccaaggacagacatgtgagcatgagagcagggtggattgttaaaatggcaagcgacaggaaggtctgggtaatgcttgcggacagaccgaaggtgttctgggagagatttggaactctcttccacaaatggcaacagATGTTCAATcacttgttaattttaaatctgggattgatagatttttgctgttcaaagttattaagggatatgaggcaaAGGTGagcatatggagttaggtcacaggtcagccTCATTGAATTAGGattcactgaatggtggagcaggctcaaagggctgaatgtcttcctcctgttcctatattttaATGATCCctattaacttcagttttgctagggctccttgataccacacttggtcaaatgctgccttgatgtcaagggcaatcactctacCCTCCCCTCTGGAATTCTTGTTCCATGTTTGGGCCAGacctgtaatgaggtctggagccagctgaccctggcagaacccaaactgagcaagtTATTGTTGCATTATTGTTGTTATTCTGAAGAGGagttattttggcaggaagaattagaaagaagcatattatctaaatggtgtgagattgcagagctctgagatgcagaaggatctgggtgtccgtgAATCGCAaaaggcaggtacagcaggtaattaagaaagctaatagaatgtcatcatttttgtgaggggaattgattgcaaaagtaggttaagtttcagttgtacagtgcactggtgagaccacatctggagtactgtgtacaatatttgtctccttatttaaggaaggatgggaatgctttagaagcagttcagagaaggtttaccagactaataccaggaatgggcagattgtcttatgaggaaaggttggacaggttaggcttgtatccgctggagtttagaagagtgagaggtgacttgattgaaacatataagatcctgaggggtcttgacagggtgggtgtggagagggtgtttcctcttgtgggagaatctaggactaggggtcactgtttaaaaataaggagttgcccatttaaaacagatgaggagaattttttttctctcaggaggttgtgagtctttggaactctcttcctgaaaaggcagtagaagcacagtctttgaatattttgattaacaagggggtgaaagtttatcgggggtgggcaggaatgtggggttgaggttacattcagatcagccatggccttattgaatgggggagcaggctcaaggggctgagtggcttctTCCTGCTCTCGGTTCATATGCTGGGATGTTGGTATGTTCATATGAATGATGGGCAGATTCCTCAGTCCAGGGAGTAAAGGTCGATTGTCACATCTCAACTGAAACATGTTTGACCACAAAATGAAAAACAGAAGCAAGAACTATCTTCACAAGTAAACAATTTGAGATAAAAATCCCATTGTGAGGCAAATGCCCACAGTTTGCGACAATTCCATCTTATCTCGGCTCCTGAGAATCCAATCACTCTGAAAACAAGAATGCTTTCAGTATTCCCTTTGGTTTCACCCCTTGAGGGAGGGCAGACACACTCTGGTCACCACGGTTTTCTGCTTAAGGAAAAATGACCTGCAGCAAGTGAGAGATAAAATGTGAAACCTTTACTGAACAGCAGAGAGCTCCCTTGAGCTAAATACCCAAGTGGCAGAACTCTGTATGAGGAGATACTGATGTTGTGCCAGGAGCATTTCAAATGCTCCTTTTATTATTTCACTAATAAAGAGCAAACAGTTTAAGAAAAGGTAAAATAGTTAAATCACCATTTTTTTTCCTGTTTCAGTATTTTACCAGCTGCAATGTACATGGGGACATCacatggtcatgaaaggtgccagaTAATTATAAATTCATTCGTAGAAAGACAGACAAAAGATCTGGAGCTAACATTAGGACAGaagaggagaatttgcatttattcagtctggaatgcgctgcctgggaggctggtggaggcgggttgcctcacatcctttaaaaagtacctggatgagcacttggcatgtcataacattcaaggctatgggccaagtgctggtaaatgggattaggtaggtaggtcaggtgtttctcatgtgtcggtgcagactcgatgggttgaagggcctcttctgcactgtgtgattctgtgattgtatatagtgcctttcacattctCAGTACATTGCAGACAATGAATCAATTTTGAAATGTAAATGGCTGTTGTAAAACATTGGGAGACAGGGCAGCCAGTAtgcacacagtaagatcccacaagttGCACGTGAAATGAATGGCTGGTTAATGTGTTTTCTTGTGCCGTTGGTTGATCATATTAAATTAAGTTTTATGAAGAATGAGCCACACAATCATATTGCAAAGATAAATACACATTGGCCAGGCTGCTGCCTTCACTGCATTGAACACTCCTGCTGAACAATGGAAGACAATTATAAACACACATTAGTGTCCAATATTAAATTTCCATTGAAAATTCCTGATTCTCACTGGATAGTTTACAAAGCAGAGTCCTTTAAACGCAATGGATAGTTTACAAAGCAGAGTCCTTTAAACCCAGCCAGAGCACAGGattaaatataaaacaaaagcaaaatattgcagatactgcaaattggaaataaaaacaacatgctggaaacactcagcaggtctggcagcatctgtggagagaggaacagagttaacatttcaggccattGATGTTTCGTTAGAACAGGAATAAGCTTTTGCACTTACACCACAACAACAGGAACAATAACATTAGTGTGCATTTGTATAGTGTGTTAACATATTAGGATGTACTGACATCACCCACAGAGCGTTAATCAGACACAATTTACCACCGAGGGGCCATAATGAGATGCAAGGACACGTGTCTAAAGGCTTGGTCAAGAAGGTAGGTTTTATGGAGCGTCTTAAAagatgaagagatggagagggttaAGGAGTCTGATTCCTCCATGACCTCTCTCCcaatatctctgtaacacccCTGCAGATGCACAGCCCTCTGAAATCTCAACTCCCCTCCATTTCTGGCCTtttcatccctgattttaatcattccaccactggaggctgtgctttcagcagtctgggccctaaactctggaattccctccccataacctccccatctctccctcctcctttaagaccctccctCCGCCTTTGATCAAGCTCTCGATCACCTGCTCCTTATGTGGGCTGGAATAACTGCCTCCCCTGTGGATTGTATGTTAACATTTTTTTCTGCTAGCCCTCTCTGGGTGACACTTAAATTGcttttgttttatatttaatCCTGTGCTCTGGCTGGGTTTAAAGGACTCTGCTTTGTAAACTATCCGGTGAGAATCAGGAATTTTCAATGGAAATTTAAGTGCTGACACTTTCTGATCCGCATCTGGACCAGGAAACTGGCACCGAGAGGAGGCTGTGACTCTCCCTTTGAGAATcaggaggctgggctgggctgggaagCGTGTGCGGTGGGCGCTAGGACCCGGCCGCAGCCCTGGTCCACCCTCAGCATCAGCGCTGCGCTCAGACCCCGTCGTCGGATCGCGGAGTCTTCTGGCGGAGTCTCTGGCGGAGGATGGCAGCTTACCGGGTCGGGAGGAAGGGGCAGAGCCGGTTAGCGGCCAGTCCCAGGGAGCCCGGGGCCGCCCTGCAGCGCAGACAAGCCCGGGTGACGGTCAGGTACGACCGCAGAGAATTACAGAACCGGCTGGACGTGGAGAAATGGATCGAGGAGAAACTGGTGCAGCTGTATCAGGAGCAGGTAACTCCCGGAGTGACCCTGTCCCGGAGTGACCCTGTCCCGGAGTGACCCTGTCCCGGAGTAACCCAGACCCGGAGTGACCCAGACCCGGAGTGACCCTGTCCCGGAGTAACCCAGACCCGGAGTGACCCAGACCCGGAGTGACCCTGTCCCGGAGTGACCCTGTCCCGGAGTGACCCTGTCCCGGAGTAACCCAGACCCGGAGTGACCCAGACCCGGAGTGACCCTGTCCCGGAGTAACCCAGTCCCGGAGTGACCCAGACCCGGAGTGACCCAGTCCCGGAGTGACCCTGTCCCGGAGTAACCCAGTCCCGGAGTGACCCAGTCCCAGAGTAACCCAGACCCGGAGTAACCCAGTCCCGGAGTGACCCAGACCCGGAGTGACCCAGACCCGGAGTGACCCAGTCCCGGAGTGACCCTGTCCCGGAGTGACCCAGACCCGGAGTGACCCTGTCCCGGAGTGACCCTGTCCCGGAGTAACCCAGACCCGGAGTGACCCAGACCCGGAGTGACCCTGTCCCGGAGTAACCCAGACCCGGAGTGACCCAGACCCGGAGTAACCCTGTCCCGGAGTAACCCAGACCCGGAGTGACCCAGACCCGGAGTGACCCAGACCCGGAGTGACCCAGTCCCGGAGTAACCCTGTCCCGGAGTAACCCAGTCCCGGAGTGACCCAGACCCGGAGTGACCCAGACCCGGAGTGACCCAGACCCGGAGTGACCCTGTCCCGGAGTGACCCAGTCCCGGAGTGACCCAGACCCGGAGTGACCCAGACCCGGAGTAACCCAGACCCGGAGTAACCCAGACCCGGAGTGACCCAGACCCGGAGTGACCCAGACCCGGAGTGACCCTGTCCCGGAGTGACCCAGACCCGGAGTGACCCAGACCCGGAGTGACCCAGACCCGGAGTAACCCAGACCCGGAGTGACCCAGACCCGGAGTGACCCAGACCCGGAGTGACCCAGACCCGGAGTGACCCTGTCCCGGAGTGACCCAGACCCGGAGTGACCCAGACCCAGAGTAACCCTGTCCCGGAGTAACCCAGTCCCGGAGTGACCCAGACCCGGAGTGACCCAGACCCGGagtaacccagtcccagagtAACCCAGTCCCGGAGTGACCCAGACCCGGAGTGACCCAGACCCGGAGTGACCCAGACCTGGAGTAACCCTGTCCCGGAGTGACCCAGACCCAGAGTGACCCTCTCCCGGAGTAACCCAGTCCCGGAGTAACCCAGACCCAGAGTAACCCAGACCCGGAGTGACCCAGACCCGGAGTGACCCTGTCCCGGAGTGACCCAGACCCAGAGTGACCCAGACCCGGAGTGACCCAGACCCGGagtaacccagtcccagagtgacCCTCTCCCGGAGTAACCCAGTCCCGGAGTAACCCAGACCCGGAGTAACCCAGACCCGGAGTGACCCTGTCCCGGAGTAACCCTGTCCCGGAGTAACCCAGACCCGGAGTGACCCTGTCCCGGAGTGACCCAGACCCGGAGTAACCCTGTCCCGGAGTAACCCAGACCCGGAGTGACCCTGTCCCGGAGTGACCCAGACCCGGAGTAACCCAGACCCGGAGTGACCCAGACCCGGAGTGACCCAGACCCGGAGTGACCCTGTCCCGGagtaacccagtcccagagtgacCCTGTCCCGGAGTGACCCAGACCCGGAGTGACCCAGACCCGGAGTGACCCTGTCCCGGAGTAACCCAGTCCCGGAGTGACCCAGACCCGGAGTGACCCAGACCCGGAGTGACCCAGACCCGGagtaacccagtcccagagtgacCCTCTCCCGGAGTAACCCAGTCCCGGAGTAACCCAGACCCGGAGTGACCCAGACCCGGAGTAACCCTGTCCCGGAGTAACCCAGACCCGGAGTGACCCAGACCCGGAGTGACCCAGACCCGGAGTGACCCAGACCCGGAGTAACCCAGACCCGGAGTGACCCTGTCCCGGAGTGACCCAGACCCGGAGTGACCCTGTCCCGGAGTGACCCAGACCCGGAGTAACCCTGTCCCAGAGTAACCCAGTCCCGGAGTGACCCAGACCCGGAGTGACCCAGACCCGGagtaacccagtcccagagtaacccagtcccagagtgacccagtcccggagtgacccagacccggagtgacccagacccggagtgacccagacccggagtgacccagacccggagtaacccagtcccagagtAACCCAGTCCCGGAGTGACCCAGACCCGGAGTAACCCAGACCCGGAGTGACCCTGTCCCGGAGTAACCCAGACCCGGAGTGACCCAGTCCCGGAGTAACCCTGTCCCGGAGTAACCCTGTCCCGGAGTAACCCAGACCCGGAGTGACCCTGTCCCGGAGTGACCCTGTCCCGGAGTAACCCAGACCCGGAGTGACCCTGTCCCGGAGTGACCCAGTCCCGGAGTGACCCAGACCCGGAGTGACCCAGACCCGGAGTAACCCAGAACCGGAGTGACCCAGACCCGGAGTGACCCAGACCCGGagtaacccagtcccagagtAACCCAGACCCGGAGTAACCCAGACCCGGAGTGACCCTGTCCTGGAGTAACCCAGACCCGGAGTAACCCTGTCCCGGAGTGACCCAGTCCCAGAGTGACCCAGACCCGGAGTAACCCAGACCCGGAGTGACCCTGTCCCGGAGTGACCCTGTCCCGGAGTAACCCAGACCCGGAGTGACCCTGTCCCGGAGTGACCCAGACCCGGAGTGACCCAGACCCGGAGTGACCCTGTCCCGGAGTAACCCAGTCCCGGAGTAACCCTGTCCCGGAGTGACCCAGACCCGGAGTGACCCAGACCCGGAGTAACCCTGTCCCGGAGTGACCCTGTCCCGGAGTAACCCAGACCCGGAGTGACCCTGTCCCGGAGTGACCCAGACCCGGAGTGACCCAGACCCGGAGTGACCCTGTCCCGGAGTAACCCAGTCCCGGAGTGACCCTGTCCCGGAGTGACCCAGACCCGGAGTGACCCAGACCCGGAGTAACCCTGTCCCGGAGTGACCCTGTCCCGGAGTGACCCAGACCCGGAGGTGACCCAGTCCCAGAGTAACCCAGACCCGGAGTGACCCAGACCCGGAGTGACCCAGTCCCGGAGTGACCCAGACCCGGAGTGACCCAGACCCGGAGTGACCCAGACCCGGAGTGACCCTGTCCCGGAGTGACCCTGTCCCGGAGTGACCCTGTCCCGGAGTGACCCAGTCCCAGAGTGACCCAGACCCGGAGTGACCCAGACCCGGAGTGACCCAGACCCGGAGTGACCCAGACCCGGAGTGACCCAGACCCGGAGTGACCCAGTCCCGGAGTAACCCAGACCCGGAGTAACCCTGTCCCGGAGTGATCCAGACCCAGAGTAACCCTGTCCCGGAGTAACCGAGACCCGGAGTAACCCTGTCCCGGAGTGACCCAGACCCGGAGTGACCCTGTCCCAGAGTGACCCAGACCCGGAGTGACCCAGACCCGGAGTGACCCAGACCCGGAGTGA containing:
- the ppp1r14ab gene encoding protein phosphatase 1, regulatory (inhibitor) subunit 14Ab isoform X2, which gives rise to MAAYRVGRKGQSRLAASPREPGAALQRRQARVTVRYDRRELQNRLDVEKWIEEKLVQLYQEQVEQMPEEVNIDELLELQTDEERSSKLQIMFTTCSRNTDKELGERLY